Proteins encoded in a region of the Agromyces protaetiae genome:
- a CDS encoding transporter substrate-binding domain-containing protein, translated as MTTKTTRTGLSAVAIGALTLGALAGCANDDATEAGGSTLEQLRADGSITVAIADERPYSWKEGDEAKGATIAMHEQIFAEMGIDQVEVVEVDWNSLIPGLNAGRFDAISAGMSIMPDRCAEAAFSDPEIMYTTTLMVPEGNPQGLTDLDSVADSGGDVTLAVLSGGIEAGYAEDLGIGNTVSVDNAQSGMDLVSNGRADAFAMTAISLNWMADNSPDAGVETTDAFVQELDGVEQIGAGATVFRQDDTELLEAYNEALAGITGDAETYLSLVGEYGFTEENLPPSDLTTEQLCAGDLS; from the coding sequence ATGACGACGAAGACCACCCGTACCGGCCTCTCGGCCGTCGCGATCGGCGCCCTGACGCTCGGCGCACTCGCCGGCTGCGCGAATGACGATGCCACCGAGGCGGGCGGCAGCACGCTCGAGCAGCTCCGCGCCGACGGCTCGATCACCGTCGCGATCGCCGACGAACGCCCCTACTCGTGGAAGGAGGGCGACGAGGCGAAGGGCGCGACGATCGCCATGCACGAGCAGATCTTCGCCGAGATGGGCATCGACCAGGTCGAGGTCGTCGAGGTCGACTGGAACTCGCTCATCCCCGGTCTGAACGCCGGCAGGTTCGACGCGATCAGCGCGGGCATGTCCATCATGCCGGACCGTTGCGCCGAAGCGGCGTTCAGCGATCCCGAGATCATGTACACGACGACGCTCATGGTGCCCGAGGGCAACCCGCAGGGGCTCACCGACCTCGACTCCGTCGCGGACTCGGGCGGCGACGTCACCCTCGCCGTCCTCTCGGGCGGCATCGAGGCCGGCTACGCCGAAGACCTCGGCATCGGGAACACGGTGTCGGTCGACAACGCCCAGAGCGGCATGGACCTCGTGTCGAACGGGCGCGCTGACGCGTTCGCGATGACGGCGATCTCGCTCAACTGGATGGCCGACAACTCCCCCGACGCCGGCGTCGAGACGACCGACGCCTTCGTTCAGGAGCTCGACGGCGTCGAACAGATCGGCGCGGGCGCCACGGTCTTCCGTCAGGACGACACCGAGCTGCTCGAGGCCTACAACGAGGCGCTCGCGGGCATCACGGGCGACGCCGAGACCTACCTGTCGCTTGTGGGCGAGTACGGGTTCACCGAAGAGAACCTGCCGCCGTCGGATCTCACCACCGAGCAGCTCTGCGCCGGTGACCTGAGCTGA